A stretch of Candidatus Sulfotelmatobacter sp. DNA encodes these proteins:
- the pyrE gene encoding orotate phosphoribosyltransferase, producing MSAANEELLHELEERGAILSGHFRLSSGRHSNLFVQKFRILEDPRLVELVARRLAEHARALQPTVVVSAAVGGIVLGYETARALGTLGIFVEKEGGVPALRRGFVLGPGDRAYVVEDVVTTGGSVREVLDVVRTRGAEPVGVGVIVRRAPADFALPTAALLDLPMESHDPESCPQCMNGEPLTEPGSRFLHSK from the coding sequence GTGAGCGCCGCCAACGAGGAACTGCTGCACGAGCTCGAAGAGCGCGGCGCGATCCTGAGCGGGCACTTCCGGCTCTCGTCGGGGCGGCACTCGAACCTGTTCGTTCAGAAGTTCCGCATTCTCGAGGATCCGCGTTTGGTCGAGCTCGTCGCCCGCCGGCTCGCCGAGCACGCGCGCGCGTTGCAGCCGACCGTCGTCGTGAGCGCCGCCGTCGGGGGGATCGTGCTCGGGTACGAGACCGCGCGCGCGCTCGGCACGCTGGGCATCTTCGTCGAAAAGGAAGGCGGCGTGCCGGCTTTGCGGCGCGGCTTCGTCCTGGGCCCGGGCGATCGCGCCTACGTCGTCGAGGACGTCGTCACCACCGGCGGCTCGGTGCGCGAGGTGCTCGACGTCGTCCGCACGCGCGGTGCCGAACCGGTCGGCGTCGGCGTCATCGTCCGCCGCGCCCCCGCCGATTTCGCCCTCCCCACCGCCGCGCTTCTGGACCTCCCGATGGAGTCCCACGACCCCGAATCTTGCCCGCAATGCATGAACGGTGAGCCCCTGACGGAACCCGGTTCGCGCTTTCTGCATTCGAAGTAG
- the pyrF gene encoding orotidine-5'-phosphate decarboxylase has protein sequence MPASRLVVALDVPDPARAATLVERLSPLGVIFKIGYEAFYAYGPTIKTAFENAGAEYVLDLKLHDIPRTVSAGIRAVVAPGVRLLTVHALGGAAMLEAAVEAAEERAAELGIPTPEVYAVTVLTSIGAEDLGELGLTGGPGENAIRLAALARDARCAGVVCSVREVADLRAYFGTHFGTFCPGIRPAGSAHGDQKRAATPREAREAGADYVVVGRPIVDDNDPVYATQAILAELSA, from the coding sequence ATGCCGGCTTCACGATTGGTCGTCGCTCTCGACGTCCCCGACCCCGCACGTGCCGCGACGCTCGTCGAGCGCCTCTCTCCGCTGGGGGTCATCTTCAAGATCGGCTACGAGGCCTTCTATGCGTACGGTCCGACGATTAAAACTGCGTTCGAAAACGCCGGGGCCGAATACGTCCTCGATCTCAAGCTCCACGACATTCCTCGCACCGTCTCCGCCGGTATCCGCGCCGTGGTGGCGCCCGGCGTGCGCTTGTTGACGGTCCACGCGCTGGGCGGCGCCGCGATGCTCGAAGCCGCGGTGGAAGCGGCCGAGGAGCGTGCCGCCGAGCTCGGCATCCCGACGCCCGAGGTCTACGCCGTGACCGTGCTCACGAGTATCGGCGCGGAAGATCTCGGCGAGCTGGGCTTAACCGGCGGCCCGGGCGAGAACGCGATACGCCTGGCCGCGTTGGCGCGCGACGCGCGCTGCGCCGGCGTGGTCTGCAGCGTGCGCGAGGTCGCCGATCTGCGCGCGTACTTCGGCACGCACTTCGGCACGTTCTGTCCGGGAATTCGACCGGCCGGCTCCGCGCACGGCGATCAGAAGCGCGCCGCGACGCCGCGCGAAGCGCGCGAGGCCGGCGCCGACTACGTCGTCGTCGGACGCCCGATCGTCGACGACAACGATCCGGTGTACGCGACGCAGGCGATCTTGGCGGAGCTGAGCGCGTGA
- a CDS encoding DUF4097 family beta strand repeat-containing protein — protein MISRSTLIGALVVVELAIVGLAARALGAGFSDSSFPTAVAPAGPGGAFGHDWTPSARDQQLPAGPTPSVVIDVHDVDVTIDAEPGIEVRVADQTRKWGWVTGTPPAPVTLARSADGVRISTPDDDGGVHIAFGFWDRQLHVGVPPGARVRVESGGKVVASGLRAPFSAHVSDDSISVSDQQGDVDVHTDDGRIELTDVRGGTVAASTNDGRLIFDHVVADRLEGATSDGRIIASGLRVADGRLTTNDGHVKVGFADGSDATVTLHTDDGGIAINGTTARDDETGNSSHIIQLGSGRGHFAVSSGSGDITVTQGASV, from the coding sequence ATGATTTCCCGCTCGACCCTCATCGGCGCCTTGGTCGTCGTCGAGCTTGCGATCGTCGGCCTGGCCGCTCGCGCACTCGGAGCCGGATTCAGCGACTCGTCGTTCCCCACCGCGGTCGCCCCGGCCGGGCCGGGCGGCGCGTTCGGCCACGACTGGACGCCGTCCGCCCGCGACCAGCAGCTGCCGGCGGGTCCCACGCCCAGCGTCGTCATCGACGTCCACGACGTCGACGTGACGATCGACGCCGAGCCCGGCATCGAGGTGCGGGTGGCCGACCAGACGCGCAAGTGGGGCTGGGTCACGGGCACGCCGCCCGCGCCGGTGACGCTGGCGCGCAGCGCCGACGGGGTACGCATCTCGACGCCCGACGACGACGGCGGCGTGCACATCGCCTTCGGGTTCTGGGACCGTCAGCTGCACGTCGGCGTGCCGCCCGGCGCGCGGGTCCGGGTCGAGAGCGGCGGCAAGGTCGTCGCCAGCGGCTTGCGCGCGCCGTTCAGCGCGCACGTGAGTGACGACAGCATTTCGGTCAGCGATCAGCAAGGCGACGTCGACGTCCACACCGACGACGGGCGGATCGAGCTGACCGACGTGCGCGGCGGAACGGTTGCCGCGAGCACGAACGACGGGCGCCTGATCTTCGACCACGTCGTCGCCGACAGGCTCGAGGGCGCCACGTCGGACGGCCGGATCATCGCCAGCGGCTTGCGGGTCGCCGACGGCCGCTTGACGACCAACGACGGACACGTGAAGGTCGGTTTCGCCGACGGCAGCGACGCGACCGTGACGCTCCACACCGATGACGGAGGCATCGCCATCAACGGTACCACCGCTCGCGACGACGAGACCGGAAACTCGTCGCACATCATTCAGCTCGGTTCCGGCCGCGGCCATTTCGCCGTCTCGAGCGGCAGCGGCGACATCACCGTCACTCAGGGGGCATCCGTCTAG
- a CDS encoding sigma-70 family RNA polymerase sigma factor: protein MGLALAVEPPPVAVAPVDDQALITATLAGHGEAFGELVERYQRAVYHLAARTLRDAADAEDATQEAFFKAYRALHGFRPGAKFSTWIFTICYRVCCDRIAKRKRISPDEPPDWADPAAGPELLAERNDEAARLRAAIEALPEKYRTVITLYHLQGKQYEEIATVLNLPLGTVKTHLFRAKEQLRKALST from the coding sequence ATGGGGCTCGCACTCGCGGTGGAACCGCCCCCGGTAGCCGTGGCGCCGGTCGACGACCAGGCGCTCATCACGGCTACCCTGGCTGGCCACGGCGAGGCGTTCGGCGAGCTGGTGGAACGCTACCAACGGGCGGTCTACCACCTCGCGGCGCGCACCCTGCGAGACGCGGCCGACGCCGAGGATGCGACCCAAGAAGCGTTCTTCAAAGCCTATCGGGCGCTCCACGGCTTCCGGCCGGGCGCGAAGTTCTCGACCTGGATTTTCACCATCTGCTACCGCGTCTGCTGCGACCGGATCGCCAAGCGCAAGCGGATCTCGCCCGACGAGCCGCCCGATTGGGCCGACCCGGCGGCCGGTCCCGAGCTCCTGGCCGAACGCAACGACGAAGCCGCCCGGCTGCGAGCGGCGATCGAAGCACTCCCCGAGAAGTACCGAACGGTCATCACCCTCTATCACTTGCAAGGGAAGCAGTACGAGGAGATTGCAACCGTATTAAACCTTCCGCTGGGAACGGTGAAGACGCACCTGTTTCGGGCGAAAGAACAGCTCCGGAAGGCCCTGAGCACATGA
- a CDS encoding response regulator transcription factor has translation MSSSASTPASTSEDGRTYKILLVEDDAQILRVLKLELEHEGYEVDTATDGLAGLEKALKEPDLVVLDLMLPKLDGLEVATRVRAKSRVPIIMLTAKDRIPDRVAGLDRGADDYVVKPFSIEELLARIRARLRDKSPQENLLTARDLIMDRDRHEVTRGGQAIHLTAKEYALLEYLLLHRNKVHTRDELFNGVWGSDFLGDSNLIDVYIRYLRGKIDDPFPEKLIQTVRGVGYALKDS, from the coding sequence GTGAGCAGCAGCGCGTCGACGCCCGCGTCGACCTCGGAGGACGGCCGAACCTACAAGATCCTGCTGGTCGAAGACGACGCGCAGATCTTGCGCGTGCTCAAGCTCGAGCTCGAGCACGAAGGCTACGAAGTCGACACCGCCACCGACGGGCTGGCGGGGTTGGAGAAGGCGCTCAAGGAGCCCGACCTGGTCGTGCTCGACCTGATGCTGCCCAAGCTCGACGGGCTCGAAGTCGCGACGCGCGTGCGCGCCAAGTCGCGCGTGCCGATCATCATGCTGACCGCCAAGGACCGTATTCCCGACCGCGTCGCCGGCCTGGACCGCGGCGCCGACGACTACGTCGTCAAGCCGTTCTCGATCGAGGAGCTGTTGGCGCGCATTCGCGCGCGGCTGCGTGACAAGTCGCCGCAAGAGAACCTGCTCACGGCCCGCGACTTGATCATGGACCGCGACCGCCACGAGGTCACCCGTGGCGGCCAGGCGATCCACCTGACGGCCAAAGAGTACGCGCTGCTCGAGTACCTGCTCTTGCACCGCAACAAGGTGCATACGCGCGACGAGCTGTTCAACGGCGTCTGGGGCAGCGACTTTCTGGGCGATTCGAACCTGATCGACGTCTACATCCGGTACCTGCGCGGCAAGATCGACGATCCGTTCCCCGAGAAGCTGATCCAGACCGTGCGCGGCGTCGGGTACGCCCTCAAGGACTCCTGA